The following are encoded together in the Panicum virgatum strain AP13 chromosome 6K, P.virgatum_v5, whole genome shotgun sequence genome:
- the LOC120713768 gene encoding chaperone protein dnaJ 11, chloroplastic-like, with the protein MISAPLRAPAAAGAPLFRPASAPRPIRIRCAAAAAAPAAPAPTLYEVLGLRAGATVREIKAAYRRLARERHPDVAGAAPGAAAEFVRLHDAYATLSDPDSRARYDRGGAAVAAAVAQQRARPRWAASAGGYYGRPRRTWETDQCW; encoded by the coding sequence ATGATCTCCGCGCCTctgcgcgcgccggccgccgccggggcgccgTTGTTCCGGCCCGCCTCCGCGCCCAGGCCCATCCGGAtccggtgcgccgccgcggccgcggcccccgCCGCTCCGGCGCCCACGCTGTACGAGGTGCTGGGCCTGCGCGCCGGCGCCACGGTGCGGGAGATCAAGGCGGCGTACCGGCGCCTGGCGCGGGAGCGGCACCCGGACGTGGCGGGCGCCGCGCCGGGGGCCGCCGCCGAGTTCGTCCGCCTCCACGACGCCTACGCCACGCTCTCCGACCCGGACAGCCGCGCGCGCTacgaccgcggcggcgccgcggtggccgcggccgTCGCGCAGCAGCGCGCGCGCCCGCGCTGGGCCGCCTCGGCGGGGGGCTACtacggccgcccgcgccgcaccTGGGAGACGGACCAGTGCTGGTAG
- the LOC120713769 gene encoding uncharacterized protein LOC120713769, whose product MLDPTAFDPPPHPRTRTEQRRTARASSPASSPPSHDRNGTIPPSRAGHPARLHPSSPLPNLAPRSPPVSPRVPPSSTAAGRQPAGPAGRDPDRRARRPASRAAAALIDPGGRSTQGSMDDLRASLARPIQLAEQLIKWADEAQACRSECQDIRSRIERLSTLLRQAARAELYERPARRILADTDRALDKAAALLERCCGRGILHRVLTIIPAGSFRKAAHLLDNSLGDLTWILRVSSHAAAAASSEDDDDEDDDDHHIGLPPIAQNEPILFLIWEQIAVLQYGGLEARADAAASVVSLARDNDRYGRLIIEEDGVPPLLRLIKEGRADAQESAALAIGLLARDPECVDLMILAGVCTSFVKILKDAPMKVQGMVAWAVSELAANHPKCQDAFLQHNVIRLLVAHLAFETVQEHSKYAVASKMSIHAVVMDKKTNNDSTTSSSQEPPDAAGVQATTASAAKPTVGAGGAAGAGRAVPANSGALYTGLGAGSSAAAPGPSAARPAGGFAGTRMHNASMSATSTRGREYEVPEIKAYLKSHAARALGTLATGNPAICKNITESRALLCFSILLEKATGDVQYNSAMALVEICRVAEQHPELRRSAFKPTSPSARAVVDQLLRVVDKADYDDLLVPCITCLGCLSRTFRATEKRVIGPLVRLLDERESEVTLEAASALTKFASTDNYLHVDHCTAIIAHGGAKHLVQHVYFGEQGVQTAALILVCFLAHNVPDSDELAQAEILTVLDWGLKQGYMSQDPLIESLLPEAKIRMELYQSRVAKAGYY is encoded by the exons ATGCTTGATCCAACGGCCTTCGATCCGCCACCGCATCCGAGAACTCGAACGGAGCAACGGAGAACTGCGCGCGCCTCATCCCCCGCCTCTTCCCCTCCATCCCACGATCGCAATGGCACGATCCCGCCATCTAGGGCAGGCCACCCGGCTCGCCTCCACCCTTCCTCTCCCCTTCCAAATTTAGCTCCTCGATCGCCTCCGGTGTCACCTCGCGTCCCACCTtcgtccaccgccgccggacggcagccggccggcccggccggccgcgacCCGGATCGGAGGGCTCGTCGACCAGcatcgcgcgcggcggcggcattgaTCGATCCCGGCGGCCGATCGACCCAGGGGAGCATGGACGACCTGAGGGCGAGCCTGGCGCGGCCGATCCAGCTGGCGGAGCAGCTGATCAAGTGGGCGGACGAGGCGCAGGCGTGCCGGTCCGAGTGCCAGGACATCAGGTCCCGGATCGAGCGCCTCTCCACGCTGCTCCGCCAGGCGGCGCGCGCCGAGCTCTACGAGCGCCCCGCGCGCCGCATCCTCGCGGACACGGACAGGGCGCTCGACAaggccgccgcgctgctcgaGCGCTGCTGCGGCCGCGGCATCCTCCACCGCGTCCTCACCATCATCCCCGCGGGCTCCTTCAGGAAGGCCGCCCACCTGCTCGACAACTCGCTCGGGGACCTCACCTGGATCCTCCGCGTCtccagccacgccgccgccgccgcctcctccgaggacgacgacgacgaggacgacgacgaccaccACATCGGCCTGCCCCCCATCGCGCAGAACGAGCccatcctcttcctcatctGGGAGCAGATCGCCGTGCTGCAGTACGGCGGCCTCGAGGcccgcgccgacgccgccgccagcgtCGTCTCCCTCGCGCGTGACAACGACCGCTACGGCAGGCTCATCATCGAGGAGGACGGCGTCCCGCCGCTGCTGCGCCTCATCAAGGAGGGCCGCGCCGACGCGCAGGAGAGCGCCGCGCTCGCCATCGGCCTCCTCGCCCGCGACCCCGAGTGCGTCGACCTCATGATCCTCGCCGGCGTCTGCACCTCCTTCGTCAAGATCCTCAAGGACGCGCCCATGAAGGTGCAGGGCATGGTGGCCTGGGCCGTCTCCGAGCTCGCCGCCAACCACCCCAAGTGCCAGGACGCGTTCCTGCAGCACAACGTCATCCGCCTCCTCGTCGCCCACCTCGCCTTCGAGACGGTGCAGGAGCACTCCAAGTACGCCGTCGCCTCCAAGATGTCCATCCACGCCGTGGTCATGGACAAGAAGACCAACAATGACAGCACCACAAGCAGCTCGCAGGAGCCGCCCGACGCCGCCGGGGTGCAAGCCACCACCGCCAGCGCGGCCAAGCCCACCGTGGGCGCAGGGGGCGCGGCAGGCGCCGgcagggccgtaccggcaaattcgggggccctgt ATACGGGCCTGGGCGCCGGCTCGAGCGCGGCGGCTCCCGGCCCCAGCGCCGCCAGACCCGCCGGCGGCTTCGCCGGGACGAGGATGCACAACGCGTCCATGTCGGCGACGAGCACGCGGGGCAGGGAGTACGAGGTCCCGGAGATCAAGGCCTACCTCAAGTCCCACGCCGCCAGAGCGCTGGGCACGCTGGCCACGGGCAACCCCGCCATCTGCAAGAACATCACCGAGTCTCGGgcgctgctctgcttctcgATCCTCCTCGAGAAGGCCACGGGCGACGTGCAGTACAACTCGGCGATGGCCCTCGTGGAGATCTGCCGCGTCGCCGAGCAACACCCCGAGCTCCGGCGGTCGGCGTTCAAGCCGACGTCCCCGTCGGCGCGCGCCGTGGTGGACCAGCTCCTCCGCGTCGTGGACAAGGCCGACTACGACGACCTCCTCGTACCCTGCATCACCTGCCTGGGGTGCCTCTCGAGAACGTTCCGCGCGACGGAGAAGAGGGTCATCGGGCCGCTCGTCAGGCTGCTCGACGAGCGGGAGTCCGAGGTGACCCTGGAGGCGGCGTCGGCGCTAACCAAGTTCGCGTCCACGGACAACTACCTGCACGTCGACCACTGCACGGCGATCATCGCCCACGGCGGCGCCAAGCACCTGGTCCAGCACGTCTACTTCGGCGAGCAGGGGGTCCAGACGGCGGCGCTCATCCTCGTCTGCTTCCTCGCGCACAACGTCCCGGACAGCGACGAGCTCGCGCAGGCCGAGATCCTGACGGTGCTCGATTGGGGCTTGAAGCAAGGCTACATGTCGCAGGATCCCTTGATCGAGAGCTTGCTGCCCGAGGCCAAGATTAGGATGGAGCTCTACCAGTCCAGAGTAGCAAAAGCAGGGTACTATTGA
- the LOC120713771 gene encoding thaumatin-like protein 1 — MPAPQGWSGRFWGRSGCDFDASGKGSCATGDCGSGEVECRGAGASPPATLAEFTLDGAGGKDFYDVSLVDGYNLPMLVQAAAPDCPDTGCLVDLNERCPDELRADDGRACRSACEAFGSPEYCCHGDYGNPNTCHPSQYSQLFKSACPKSYSYAYDDATSTFTCNHTDYTITFCPKSTPSSNKSKHSSRRPSHEQLEDSVWLASLKKSDGGAVAVASWSASIVIQSALAIAVVITLVPLEQTLFSLL; from the exons ATGCCCGCGCCGCAGGGCTGGTCGGGCCGCTTCTGGGGCCGCTCCGGCTGCGACTTCGACGCCTCCGGCAAGGGCTCCTGCGCCACGGGCGACTGCGGCTCCGGCGAGGTCGAGTGCCGCGGCGCGGGGGCGTCCCCGCCCGCCACGCTCGCCGAGTTTAccctcgacggcgccggcggcaaggaCTTCTACGACGTCAGCCTCGTCGACGGCTACAATCTGCCCATGCTCGTccaggccgccgcgccggactGCCCCGACACCGGCTGCCTCGTCGACCTCAACGAGCGCTGCCCCGACGAGCTCCGCGCCGACGACGGCCGCGCGTGCCGCAGCGCCTGCGAGGCGTTCGGGAGCCCCGAGTACTGCTGCCACGGCGACTACGGCAACCCCAACACCTGCCACCCCTCCCAGTACTCGCAGCTCTTCAAGTCGGCGTGCCCCAAGTCCTACAGCTACGCCTACGACGACGCCACCTCCACCTTCACCTGCAACCACACCGACTACACCATCACCTTCTGCCCCAAATCAACTCCGTCCAG CAACAAGTCCAAACACTCATCGCGGAGGCCAAGCCATGAGCAGCTTGAAGATTCGGTTTGGCTTGCTTCCTTGAAAAAAAGTGACGGCGGTGCTGTGGCAGTGGCTTCATGGTCAGCGTCCATTGTGATCCAATCTGCCCTGGCAATTGCTGTGGTGATCACACTTGTTCCATTGGAGCAAACTCTGTTCAGCTTGCTATGA